One Bacillota bacterium genomic window carries:
- a CDS encoding type II toxin-antitoxin system HicB family antitoxin, with product MYPVVLYPLPEDEGGGWFAEIPDLPGCASDGPTPAEALKAVEEAQEAWLAVARERGFEVPHPAGDGHRVIALRLPESVYNHLAMKAFAENRPHRVGDVAAGLIEEALPDPVGCGDRIAAGPDVLHVYGQALWHQDVYLVGNRRALRKLRAAVTAALNRGRGSCETFANDGEGYDVHVVCVDDPATLDKLAVPYHGKHAREASRDAVWPDRLLPGQPGAEA from the coding sequence ATGTATCCCGTCGTGTTGTACCCGCTTCCTGAAGATGAAGGGGGTGGCTGGTTCGCCGAGATCCCGGACTTGCCGGGATGCGCCTCCGACGGCCCGACGCCGGCGGAGGCCCTGAAAGCCGTCGAGGAGGCCCAGGAGGCGTGGTTGGCGGTTGCCCGGGAGCGGGGGTTCGAAGTACCCCACCCGGCGGGAGACGGCCACCGGGTGATCGCCCTCCGGCTGCCAGAATCCGTGTACAACCACCTGGCTATGAAAGCGTTCGCGGAGAACCGCCCGCACCGCGTTGGAGATGTCGCGGCCGGTCTGATCGAGGAAGCGCTTCCGGACCCGGTGGGCTGCGGCGACCGCATTGCGGCGGGGCCGGACGTTTTGCACGTATACGGCCAGGCTTTATGGCACCAGGACGTGTACCTGGTGGGAAACAGGCGCGCTCTGAGGAAGCTCCGCGCGGCCGTGACCGCGGCTCTGAACCGGGGCCGCGGCTCCTGCGAGACCTTTGCCAACGACGGAGAGGGGTACGACGTGCACGTCGTCTGCGTGGATGACCCGGCAACCCTGGACAAGCTGGCGGTGCCGTACCACGGCAAGCACGCCCGGGAGGCCAGCCGGGACGCCGTGTGGCCCGACCGGCTGCTGCCGGGGCAACCTGGGGCGGAAGCCTGA